Proteins from a genomic interval of Heteronotia binoei isolate CCM8104 ecotype False Entrance Well chromosome 7, APGP_CSIRO_Hbin_v1, whole genome shotgun sequence:
- the TMEM200C gene encoding transmembrane protein 200C, translating to MIATGGLLRISARKQDPLRPQSQVPKRKRKAKKKRKNDVVVVKGKLKLCSLSGLIALCGILVLLVGIALAVIGYWPKPLYRAGENQFLPPHGGSTKNCSRSQTGVAGESHLEGSGTSSSFPNRKKGLPHSSPSPSPSSSSAGFLFQLFSGYLHSDKLKVLGPLIMGIGIFLFICANAVLHENRDKKTKIINLRDLYSTVIDAHSLRTKDGAPSASVAPVPINGFVNYVQSRGMELKPGSGSGEALGAAAMLAKSTWHPAVGASLSPPDLASTPRCSSFSSSRQLPPPSLTEAVYSIYRERAALDRTTRSPPCSPPETWDQHSTASSIVGSSLSAFTLLPVAQGEAADKDCHGWRRPLGERGTREIPRGEFELSLTDLRSKYVDTGQGHAMLPRTGKRKLVLRRQSTSCLPDARRSLSPEPSQTLGSSTDLDSSLLVKASSSSYSKSLDLGDSPPSIPPGGRRDSQNSQCDQYRSNKGYTPLEETGTSLESIANTPAHKTQDCDVYSSGETAPSEGTSKEQTEQQHLKIQRQYTNKEKLFMISRSDAVAGLEEGDLESTGI from the coding sequence ATGATAGCCACTGGAGGCCTCTTGAGGATCTCAGCCAGGAAACAGGATCCACTGCGACCTCAGAGTCAGGTTCCAAAACGCAAGcgcaaagccaaaaagaaacgcAAGAACGACGTAGTGGTGGTAAAGGGCAAGCTCAAACTCTGCTCACTCTCAGGCCTCATTGCTCTCTGTGGCATCCTGGTGCTGCTTGTGGGAATTGCCTTGGCAGTAATAGGCTATTGGCCAAAGCCTCTTTACCGGGCAGGGGAGAACCAGTTCTTGCCACCACACGGAGGAAGCACCAAAAATTGCTCTAGGAGCCAGACGGGGGTTGCAGGAGAATCTCATCTGGAAGGCTCTGGAACCAGTTCCTCTTTCCCTAACAGAAAGAAGGGTCTCCCTCATTCATCACCTTCTccttcaccctcctcctcctcagcaggTTTCCTTTTTCAGCTTTTCTCTGGGTATTTGCATTCAGACAAGCTAAAGGTGCTAGGGCCTCTCATCATGGGCATTGGAATCTTCCTCTTCATTTGCGCCAATGCAGTTCTCCATGAGAATCGTGACAAGAAGACCAAGATTATCAACCTGAGGGATCTGTACTCCACAGTCATAGATGCACACAGTCTTCGGACCAAGGATGGGGCCCCCTCAGCTTCTGTGGCCCCAGTGCCAATCAATGGCTTTGTTAACTATGTTCAGTCTCGGGGGATGGAGCTGAAACCTGGCAGTGGGTCTGGGGAAGCCTTAGGGGCTGCTGCCATGCTAGCCAAGAGCACCTGGCACCCAGCTGTGGGtgcctccctgtctcctcctgaCTTAGCATCAACACCACgctgctcctccttctcctcttctagGCAGCTACCACCACCTAGCTTGACCGAGGCTGTGTACAGCATATATCGGGAGAGAGCTGCCTTGGACAGAACTACTCGGAGCCCACCTTGCAGCCCTCCAGAGACCTGGGACCAGCACAGCACTGCCAGTTCCATTGTGGGCTCCTCACTCAGCGCCTTCACTTTGCTGCCAGTGGCTCAGGGGGAGGCAGCAGATAAAGACTGTCATGGATGGCGGAGACCATTGGGCGAACGAGGGACAAGGGAGATTCCACGAGGAGAGTTTGAACTCAGTCTGACTGATCTCAGGAGTAAATATGTGGACACAGGACAAGGTCACGCCATGCTGCCCAGGACAGGCAAACGCAAACTGGTTCTTAGACGCCAGAGCACAAGCTGCCTCCCTGATGCCAGGAGATCCCTCTCCCCAGAACCCTCTCAGACACTGGGCAGTAGCACAGACTTAGACTCTAGTCTTTTAGTAAAGGCTTCATCTTCCAGCTACTCCAAATCCCTAGATCTGGGGGACTCTCCCCCTTCCATACCACCTGGGGGTAGGAGAGATTCCCAGAACTCTCAGTGTGATCAGTACAGAAGCAATAAGGGCTACACCCCACTGGAGGAGACAGGTACCTCCTTGGAATCTATTGCCAACACCCCAGCCCATAAAACCCAGGATTGTGATGTCTACTCTAGTGGGGAAACTGCCCCCTCAGAGGGAACCagcaaagaacaaacagaacaacAGCATTTGAAAATTCAAAGACAATATACAAATAAAGAGAAACTCTTCATGATCTCCAGGTCAGATGCTGTTGCTGGGCTGGAGGAAGGAGACCTGGAAAGCACTggcatttaa